The nucleotide window tttgtgattaggactttttaaatgtggttgcaaaattgttgaggaaagatttctatgttttaaaatttaaatccccaaatattttcaaacctctttcagagagactgcctgtatattttgcttgaggacaagcaaaagggtaagtctggggagttgatataccttggatttgacccatttttatccatggtatataagtattttactatatatatatatatatatatatatatatctatgttttctactcttctaggtatgttttcaggttcaggtgcatttcggagtaaagctatgactttggagcattttggagcttaaaagacatttcacccgagctgaccacttagaggtcgacgagaggaagaataatcgatcgatgcgcatcagtgctgacgatcgatatcaggaaatacctctacagatgaagattaatatcgatcgatgtacacaagtaccatcgatcgatgttgagacaccagacgcgacattttggattcagcagacttaaaaaccaaggccaagccaaattaccaaaatgccctgacgagtttttaacctagtagaatatatactccCTAGTGTTTTTTACGGCAGGAAAACaaagctttttctagacctagttttgttacaagtttcatttgggagagaagatcacttgtgattggaactccttgtttctatttcttttcatctattctatgagtttctatttatctattgatatgatttgctttgctatgtctgagtagttcaaccgttagatccagggttcagataggtttgtgggattagccccaaactatagatctgccttgttgtgatattcatgatagatttgtattcattgcttgttttagccttgctaactagaacttgatcataggattgcatattcaagaaCCCTTGTTATcgcatcctgacatctatctattatattaggattgctagagagggctaaccgccaatttagaatcttagtagggcatttcatactcgcgcataggcctggctagaacccgtcgatcgatgtcctcaactgacaatcgatcgatgttggcaaaggtgtatcggtcgacgtcttaatagactatcgatcgacactctcttgtgtctgcatactAAACGGTGAGACACGatatctagtctgttaaccagtggtacatgcgacagctgatcactgagttaagcgaatgagctctaatatatcatgcatgcaacagttaggcatctatagctattataatctccaacacctgaatagtggccctgcatctaatatcattttcaaccaagttacatttatatttactcgcttgttactattgctattccatttaaacatttacaacttttaaaattaataaacactagatttaattgttccctagctccttgtggattcgatccctaagtactacatctgaacctcttttaatgagagtaacactccttagggtaatttgagtggtatcaaatttggcgccgttgccgaggagctttgatcgccattagatttagttttattaattctttttcttttctttacctcctttctaataatctttttcttgtcttttcaggtgcatgcccagcggtaccagaagcaacaaggagaaagactttctgttctcagacgatcctgctcatttggaacgcaccatccgtagaggtcaacattccacatcgctcgacgcttaCGACACACTTAGAAGACATCAGTTCAACCTTGAGAGTCTTGGTGAAAGATTGCAGAGAATGGAAAACACAACTGCAACAATGAAAGAAAAATGGCGTAGAGGGGATGAAGCAATGAGAGACTTCACTGGTACATGGTTCAACAAGCGCAAAGAAGAGATGGAtacttgttttccaacaagtcCCAGTGCTCAAAATTACTAGCCCAATCACCTCTAAAGtgaagctaaatgactataacaaagcgctgagtgggTGGCAACCCACAATTAGgtaatatttatttagtttttattgatATACTATTTATGATGGTTTTTAATTACTGTAGgtcataaaaaacaaaaaaaaaaagagatccaaCTAGACGATTTGCCGTGAGTATCGACCGACGAGAAGctgtcgacatcgatcgacattgcCTAACCTGCCGCGGCCAATATCAACATCCTTACATTGGTCGACATCCATTCCGGTCTGGTACATCGTTCTAACTTTTTACATTGAGTCCTTATGATTTAGTAATCACAATAACTTCGACTGAATTTACATTGGGATAGTGTAATTTAAGTATGGGGGGAAGTTTACTGATAGTAATTTATTTATGAGTCTTACTAAAACATTTTTCAAACacttttattgagtcaagaaggggataatgaaataatagatttttgcttgttatcttaccactctttagcaccattctagacttactgattgcagatagtactaaagatactaaagtagatcaacctgtcaactattcacacttgctgagattgtttgaaggaaccaaagctgacctccaacactaaacttgaacaactgcttgtcttggaGCTTGGTAtgcatgggatcggattcttcaaacaagtctggaaggtaaagccttgtgtagataGATTAATCaccctttctctctctatttttgaaatatagattaaaaatattattattatatatatctattagaGATTTATTAGGAAAGAattcgaacatgacttggtgactacaaccattaaggcttgcttcataagAATTCTATAAGTAAAGGATtagaacaggacttggtggctacaaccattaaggtttgcttcacaaataatcctaggatataggtcaaaaagaagtgaacagaacttggtggaaACCAACATTAAgacttgattcatggaagcctgtccaatcttagTCAATGATCTTGCTAATATAAGCAGATTTTGactaagagagaaaattagtagAGAGACAGGATAGGAACTAGTGTTTACCTGAAGgtccagatacttgtttgaaaGTCTTTGCATTGTGTGATCGATACCCCCAAAGTAAAACCTACActtttatttatgctaagaaatgaggttggtagatgGGAATGTCAGACaagatttgctaagttgttggctagatgaatttggttgctaaggtaggatatggtataatgtgcttttgtgattaggacttcttagatgtggattgcaatattgtagacgtgatgattctaagttttaaatcatgtgagtctCTGCTGTTTTAAATCTCTTTTAGAGGGACTGCCTATTtcttttgcttgaggacaagcaaaagggtaagtctgggggagttgatagactatggatttgacccattttcctCCATAGTTTATAGGTGTttttactaataattattatattatagagtcaatttattatatttataagatcaggagtaatttggagataagtgatgcttttggagcattttggagatatttggagcaagcacctgagatgaccatcgagctcgACCATCGGTTGATATTGAAGatgaataatcgatcgatgttcataTCTTGACATCGACCGACAGCGAAGCGCGCATAAAGCTCGTTTGGTCACagccgacttgaagcccaagtcttcaccagtttacaagattacccctgacgagtttaaacttaattatataagctttgccacCAAGTTAGAGGCAAATTgtgctttcttgttttattattttcccAGCAAGGTTTTTAGGATCTTGATAGATTGGAGAGAATAtccaaatttataatttgtgattggaactccattaatatctatttactattctaatgaagttttcttacctaactgattttatgaattgcttagcgatgtctgagtagttcaattgttagattttagggtttaactAGGTTAGGAgtgattagccccaactatagattgttGAGTTGTGGTAATTGTCATTAGGATTGTTCATTAATGCATGtctctagattagctacctataACTTGCCCTAGGATTGATAGATAAAAGCGAGAGCTTCATTCTCatcctgaaaacattctaaCTGAGCTAAGTTTCTTGCTATGAGTAAGGCGACagctgatctagtgagcttagtaagCTATTATTCAACCCGCGCATAAAGCTTAACAAGAagcgcgtcgatcgatatcattattgaataatcgatcgacggagTGAAAGgatcgatcgatatccctataggatcatcgatcgacactttctaatTGATCGACATACGATAGTTGAGATCattagatctagttaatagacaAGTCCAAACATGCGAAAGCTGATAGACTTGTTGACTAAGTAGTTGAGCTTTATATTATCATGGatgcaactcattaggcatctgataggattataatcccaaatttcctgaataaaaaccctaagtctagctatttccttttaagcaccaaaacctTAACCAATCAATTGCGCAAACACTTGCTTGATAAAAACTGCAATTTACATTTACACCATTAAACATCAtgcttaacaaatcatattagatttcttaggttccctagcttcttgtgaattcgatccctaagtactacaactcggCCTCTTATTTGAaagagtataaatcactccttagggtaatttgagttgTATCAGAATGTGTTCTTTACTTCAATCCAGCATGTAAAGATATCCTTGTGGTAACTGCTTGAGCCAACTTGTGAGTACTTGAAGAGCTTGAAAAGAAGATAGTCCTCAGGGACTCTATTGCCTTTAATGATAGAAACCAAATCCTCAAACCGCTGTATATGGTCCATAGGATGTTCATGTTGGCGTAGTATTGATCTGGAGGGTTGTAGCCACCCAACATTTTGGGTCGAGCAACTTGCACATTATCATCACCCACAACCTGAGCATCGACTGTAATGGTATCAACATCAAGATCATGGATTACAGCCCCATGATCATCTAACCTCTGACAtgctgcattacgcagatgaccctcCTGGTCATGTCTCCATTCTCGTCTTGCATCAGAACAAAAGTCGCAACCTTGTCTCGCGGACAGATGTCGATCGTCGGTGGCTCACAAGTGTCGGTCGACAGATCTGAGTTGTTGTTGATCGATATGGTGCGTCTCTCTTTTCGGATCGTGCGTTCTAAGTGTGCGGGATCTGAGAATAGCAGCGAtttttccttgttgcttctggtactgttgggcatgcacctgaaagaAATCAAGAAAAACAATTATGAGAAAAACCAGTAACAAtaaaacctagactaaatctaactaataagatctaatggcgatcgaagctccccggcaacgacACCAAATTTGACATTACTCGAATTACCCCAAAGAGTGACctgtactctctcaaataagaggttcaatcgTAGCACTTAGGGaccgaatccacaaggagctaagcCAAACAATAGATCCTCATCTGTTTATGATTAAGTTAGGCAAACAGAGTAATTAATAAAGAGCAAAGGTGAACAAGGTAGTTGTACAGTTGATTCATTGATTGGTTGAGGTTGTAAACAGTTATGAGAAATATCTAAATTTAGGGTTTCAGGAAATCATGATTATAGTGATATAGATACTAAGGTTTTCAATCCTAGAACTCGAATTCTATTTGCAAAGTATTCCAGCTTCCTCTTGCGAATAAATCCTATTGACTAAGTCCAGTATCTTAGTTGTCGCTTGTTGATATGGTTCCAACGTCGATTGATTCTATGAGATTAGGGTCAATCGATGTTTACCTAGGCAAGCTTTAGCGAGCTGTTCGATAGGTTCACTAGTATTAACTAAATCAGTCGTCGCTTGTTTCTAGAAATCCTAGCTCAAGGAAAATTAATTCACGTAAAAGACCATGCCGTCGAGTGCGCCTTATTATCCTAAGTTCACGGTTCTAGTTAGTTACTCTCAAACACAAGCATTACAAGCAATTCCTTGAAAGAAATCTTTATCACCTTAGTGTATCTATATTTTGGActaatccctcataaccttactctaaaccctaaatctaacaaaggTAACTACTCATACACAGCAAAGCAGAACATAGCAAAATTTTGAATAGAATGCATAAATACAATAAGGAAGAAAAACTGAAGTTCCAATACAAAGCTCTGAGGgagtcttggatcttctctcgAAACTACTAAAAACCCTAAATATGTTGAGatgtgaaaaaaaattaagtatgaAAGCGTGTGTTGCCAAGAACAATGGcagagcacataaatattaggtaaAGTCAGCCAATGGTGTTTCTGTAATTGATGTGGAACTTGGACCATAAGTCGGCTGGAAACCAAGTCGGGCCTTGCATGCTTCGTCGATCGATATTTGACTCTGAATGTCGATTTTAGACTAGTTCGATGGACAGCTACAAGTTTCTTCTAACTTTATCCCAAAATGCCGGAAAATTACCACATATCTCCAAAACATTTTggacctgtaaatactctaaaaaaactccaaaacataataaataactcctaaaacatctatataccatggctaaaaaATGGTAAAATCCATGGTTTATCAAGGGGGTCTCATGTTCAAGTGTTAAAGCTGAATATAAGACCGTGAGGAAGCTCACAAATTAGTTCACTTGGCTCAAGGATCTTCTCAAGAACTTAGGCATTGAGTCAGCAAACCTAATCACATTGGATTGTTATAATAAGCAACCATCCACAATGCATCTAATTTGGTGTTCTATGAGAAGAAAAACACATTGAAGTGAAAAATTATAAGAGGCAGATATGGTTCAACAAAAAGTGGATTTTGTTATACAAGAAGTTCATATCAGCTAGCTGACATCTTTACCGAGGAAACAAGTTCAAAGGTATGTGAGAAATAGATCTATCTCATCCCGTATCTTTTAAGCCATAGAGCatatactctttttcctttaGTATAGTTTTGTCCTATGAGATTTTCTGTACGTCAGTTTTTAATGAGCTGAATCTTCATGGATCCATGTTTAACCTTTATGTCTCTATGGTTAAGTTTGAGCGGGAGGTTTAGAcctattaacaaaacaaaaaaaaaccttgaAGAAACGAAGATTAACCGTTCATGTCCATACACGAGTATGTTTTGGTCCACAAAAATGTTTCGCCAGTTTCTATGTGTTGACTATAAGTGTCCTAGTCTTCTAAAAGGACTCCTAGCTGTTGAAAAGAAGAAAGAGCTGTTCGTGACTAAGACAACAAGAGTCACATATCTCCCTAATGATTTAAATTCTAGGGAAGACAATTAGGACATGCCACTCAAACCCATTTGTCCTTTAAATAGCATGTAACCAGAAATCTATTTGAATTAAGGAAATATTATCCTCTCTTCTAATATTTCTCTTAGTCTCTCACATGTctactctctcttctctcttgacAGGTTTCTTCCTTCACCTATGTTCTCCATTCTTCTTCACTATGATCCGCAAATTTTAACAACAGGGACTATAGTGGACTGTTATGGCCGACCTTCTTGATGAATAGAACGATTTTTATGAGCAATTTGGAACATTTACGAGAACATATATATTAGAACAGAgacttttaaaatgtttttttaaagcCAAAACCTTGTTTTATTAATTGAAATCATATGTTAGATGAGTTTGCAAAGAATATATGGACAAGAATGATAAAGATTGTACTACAATGGAGATTTAACTGCATTCTGGCTTCGAATGGTGACAGACCACGCCGCTCCGCACTGCcaaaatagtaataaaaatatctacatatatttatgtatttataccCGCACCATAATTGTTTTGCCGTAATTGTTTTGCAGTTGTTCTGCCTTTTATCATTTAGACCCTCTGTTTAAAAAAACGTTTATTAACCGCAGTGCAATGTCtttcaaatttattgatatatacatttttaacaacaacaaaagaaactATCTTTtacacaaaattatatatttgaatcaAAGTTGGAGATTTGGACTCTACAACAAGTCTGCCACACTCATAGCATATGTAATATGATTATACACATCTCTGTTGGCGGAGAAAATCGGAGATCTTGCATCGTCTGGATCAACAGACAAAACCATATGACAATAATCAGCTGCGTCACGTGCGAGGCTAAGCTCATCATCGGTCTCATCCAGATCTCCTTTCTCCATCGACCACTCTGCCTTCTTTAGCCCTTCGGCGACAGAATCTTTATAGTTTTCCGCACAACTCTTGAAACATGGTTTCTTTGGAGAACCGATTAGAATCATTGTGCGCTCTGCCTTCTCCATTGCCAAAGACAGAGACACCTTAGCCAACTCAAAGACAGTTGATGCGGAGGCTGTGTGCCGATTAAAGGTTAGGGATTCTATACATTCTTGTTCTTGGGACGAGATAGATGCAGTACCTTTGCAAGCCTTCGATATCAACAAGGACGGAAATGGGCATGTCGTTCCTTTCATTAGTATCTGGCTAGAAATCATGGATTTTGCGGTTGCAGATGACCATCGCGACAGGAGAAGAAAGGCTACAATATTGATCGTTATGTATGCATAAGAGGAGTAAAAACAAACCATCGTATGTTAACAATGCTTTTCTGTGTTGTTAAAGGTTTAATAAGAATACTAGCTTAGAGAATCTAAATATATTGACTTTTGATGTAACCAGAGTTTCCTATGTTTCCGTTAACAATTAGCCGTGAATATTCCACTGTCCATTTTCACACATTTAAGAAAGAAATGCTATTTGTGGCATTGGATTGAATGATCTAGGATAAAAACTGCGTacaccaattaaaaaaaaatattttgtggaaaaaaaaaagaataataagatTACATGTACATGTAGATTGAAAACTATAAACCAATAATAGTATGACTAAGACatattattaatttagaatGTTATTAGTTTACCTAAAAATTCTCTTTTAACATAGCGCATGCGcggtatgattttttttaataatatttatttattaaatggttttaacattttgtaaCACTATAATCTTTATTGATTATAAAATGACcaatacaaatgttggtctcttaaatatatcatcgttgttgaagagtGAACATATTacatctcatttt belongs to Brassica rapa cultivar Chiifu-401-42 chromosome A07, CAAS_Brap_v3.01, whole genome shotgun sequence and includes:
- the LOC103848717 gene encoding uncharacterized protein LOC103848717, coding for MVCFYSSYAYITINIVAFLLLSRWSSATAKSMISSQILMKGTTCPFPSLLISKACKGTASISSQEQECIESLTFNRHTASASTVFELAKVSLSLAMEKAERTMILIGSPKKPCFKSCAENYKDSVAEGLKKAEWSMEKGDLDETDDELSLARDAADYCHMVLSVDPDDARSPIFSANRDVYNHITYAMSVADLL